The nucleotide sequence ACGAGTTCCGGGTCCGTCATTACACTCACACAGACGGAGGACTACTAATCGTGTTACGATCGGGGCACAACTCGCAAGACCGACTGCTGGCGAGTGCTCACTCGCCGGCCTGGTCGATCCAGCCCTCGACGCGCGAGAGCGCGATGCCCGTCGTCTCGGCGACGGCGTCGGCGTCCGCGGCAGCGAGTTCCCCCACGGTCTCGATGTCCGCCTCCGCGAGTCGCTCGGCGTAGGCCGGCCCGATCCCGTTGATCGACTGGACGTCTTCGGTACTCGCTGGCCCCGATGGTTCAGATGCCGACGCCACGGTGGCTTCATCCGAGTCGTCGTCCGTCGTCTCCGTCATCTCGTGCTCATCGGACGCTCCCGACTCGACAGACGTTTCGGATGTATCTGTTCCCACGTCACCGGGTTCGTCGGCGTCCGTCTGGACGGACTCGGCAGATTCAGCAGCGTCCACCTCGGCTGCTCCGTCCGGTTCGTCCGCATCCGACTCGACCGACGCATCGGATCCCTCGGCGTCCGACTCGGCGGAACGATCCGGCTCGTCTCCGTCCGCCTCGGCGTTGGTCGTGTCCACGCGCGACTCGCTGGTTGCGACCGCTCTGGTTCCCTTGACTGCATCCTCACTTTCGGTATCCGGTTCGTGCTCGACCGTGACGGCCACGTTCTCGGTTTCCCCCGCGTTCTGGCTTGGCATCTCGGTATCAGACTCCCCCGAGTTGAGACCGAGAAGTTCCTTGATCTGTTGGAAGAGTGCCATAGTCGTCAATACACACCCCAGGACTTAAAGGCGTTCACGAAGTGCCTCGTTCATCTCCTCGACAGGAGCGTCTTGCCCACTCCAGCGCTCGAAGGCCTCGACGCCCTGGAACAGCAGCATCCAGGCACCATCGACGGTCGTCGCACCCGCCGCGGCCGCCTCGCGTAACAATCGCGTCTCGATCGGGCTGTAGACTGCATCGAGTACCGCCAGGTCGGCGTGCAGCGCCGTCGCGGGGACTGGCGATCGGTCCTCGTCCATCCCGACGCTCGTCGCGTTGACGAGGACGTCCGCGTCCGCCAGAAGCGAATCCAGCGAATCGAGGCCATGCCCGCTGGCACCCGGGACCTCCTCGGCGAGGGCGTGGGCCGTCTCGACGGTCCGGTTGGCGATCGCGACGTCCATGCCTTCGTCAGCGAGACCGAAGGCGATCGCGCGACCAGCCCCGCCCGCTCCGACGACGACCGCCTGCCCGGAGAGTGCCACACCGTGACGTGTGAGCGCCCGCACGGCACCGATCGCGTCGGTGTTGTGCCCCGTCGGTTGATCACCGCTGAAGTCGATGGTGTTGACCGCGCCGATCCGCTCGGCCAGGTCGTCGACCGCGACCGCGTTGAGAACGTCCTGTTTGAACGGGATCGTCACGTTGAGTCCAGAGACGCCGAGGGTTTCGGCCGCCTCGACGGCCTCGCGTGCCGCGTCGACCGGTGGTTCGAAGGTGACGTATCGTGCGTCGATGCCGAGTTCGTCGTAGGCCGCCTCGTGCATTGGCGGCGACAGCGAGTGTTTCACGGGGTTGCCAAGGAGTCCGTACACGTCCATAGCGAGGGCGACGGCCGGGAGCGTCAAAACCACGACGGTCGGCAGTGACGGCGTCGACCGGTGGCCCCTTGCGATGTCACTGTGTGACACGGGCACTCCACACCGCAAGACATTATTTTGGGAGGGCTAAGCACGCAGTGTGTCTCGTCTACGCCATCCGTTGACGGCAGTCGCCGCTGCACTGGTACTGACGCTGCCGTGGGTCGTCGTCGAACTGTCACGGCTCGCCGCTGGACTCGACTGGATGCCGATCGACGCCGGGATCGCGCTCTCGACGGGCCCGACCGTCCTGGTGACCGGACTGGCCGTCGTCGGCGCGTCGTTCCTGCTCGCGTGGGGGGCCGAAACAGCCGAGAAGGACGTCCCCCGGGCGTTCGCCCTCGCCGTCCTCGCGGTCCTCGCCGTCGCCCCGGAGTACGCCGTCGACGCGCTGTACGCCTGGGACGCCGGCGCGCAAGCCGGGACCACCGCGGGCGCGGAGGCCGGCAACCTCGCCATCGCGAACATGACCGGAGCCAACCGGATCCTGATCGGCCTGGGGTGGTCCGGGATCGCGTTGTTCACCGTCTATCGCGCCTACAAGGTTCGGGACGACAACGTCGAGAAGCGATCCGGCTTCCTCGCCGATGTCGTGACGCTCGATAAGGCGCTGACGACCGAGATCACGTTCCTCTGGCTGGCGACGCTGTGGGCGTTTCTGGTCCCGCTCGGTGGCGGCATCGACCTGATCGACACCGTCGTCCTCGTCGGCCTGTACGTGAGCTACATCCTGATTATCATTCGCTCCGGCATCGAAACCGAAGAAGAGCAGATCGGTGTCCCGGGCTATCTTCAATCCTACCGCAAACCAAAGCGGATCGCGACCGTCCTCTCGCTGTTCATCTACTCGGGCGTCATGATCCTGATCGCCGTCGAACCGTTCGCCCACGGCCTCGAAAACCTCGGCCTGCAGTACGGCGTGCCGAAGTTCTTCATGATCCAGTGGATCGCCCCGCTGGCAAGCGAGTCACCCGAGTTGATTGTCGTCGTCTATCTCGTCAACAAAGCCCGATCCTCGGCCGGGTTCAACGCCCTGATCTCCTCGAAACTCAACCAGTGGACGCTGTTGATCGGGACGCTCGCGATCGTCTACTCGATCGCGGCGGGCGGGGTCGGCGTCCTCGAATTCGACTATAAGCAGAGCCTGGAGATCTGGATCACGGCCGCCCAGTCGTTCTTCGCGCTGGCGATCCTGGTCAACTTCAACATCAGCCTCCGGGAGGCCGTCGCGTTGCTCGTGTTGTTCGTCAGCCAAGTGTTCGCCGAGTTCATGGTGTTGAACGTCCTTTCGCTGTCCCATCCCGAAGCACTCAGCCACCAGATCCTGCTCGGCTACACCGCCGTCTACCTCCTCATCGGGCTGGCGATGTTCGTCCGCCGCCGCAAGGCTGTCAAGGAGATGCTCGGCATGACCTACGAAGTAGTCCAGACGGCGTTCGGTCGCCGGAGCGACTTCGATATCGAGTAAAGTACCGCGCCCGAAGCAGGGCTATTCATGATCGGCATCGTCGTCTCGACAGCTGATCGCGCCTCGGAACACATCCACGAGCACCTCCTGGAAGTGGCGGACTGGACGACGACCCGTGACGAAAGTCGATCCCCTGGCGAGGGTGGTGGCGAGGTCTCCCGCACCGACGGCTTCGAAATGCGCGTCTTCGACGAATGGCACCTCGAGCTCGACGGCGTGGCCGCGGCCTTCGACGACCCCGATCTCGTCGTCTTCGCGTCCCGGCACTCCGGGGAGACCGGGCCACTGTTGACCGCCCACCACACCGGCAACTTCGGGCCGGCCGAGTACGGCGGCGCGGACCGTGACCTCGCCCGCGCCGCACCGAACGCTCATAGCCGCGTCCTCGACGCGCTGGCCGAGCACGCGCCGGCAGGCTACGAGGTCGGCATGGAGTGCACCCACCACGGTCCGACCGAGGTTGGTTCCCCATCCATGTTCGTCGAGGTCGGCAGCGGTCCCGACCAGTGGGACGACCCCGACGCCGCCCGCGCGGTCGCACAGGCCATCCTCGACCTGCGGGGAGTCATGGCCGATGCGCCCCGAGAGGACGGCGAGGCAAGCGCCCGCCGACACCTCGTCGGGTTCGACGGGAACCACTACGTTCCCCGGTTCGAGCGTATCGTCCGCGAGACTGACTGGGCCGTGGGCCACATCGCCGCTGACTGGGGACTGGACGAACTCGGCGATCCACTCGAAAGCGAGGACGTGCTCCGGGCGGCCTTCGAGAAGAGCGCGGCCGAGTACGCCCTGATCGACGGTGATCGCCCGCGTCTCGAACGGGCGATCGACGACCTGGGATTCGAGATCGTCGGCGAGTCGTGGCTTCGAGCGGTCGAAGGCGTCCCGCTGCCCGTTGCCCGCCACGTCGAGAACCGGCTGGCAGCCATCGACGACGGGCTTCGCTTCGGGGAGCCGGCTCGGGGATACGATGGGGCCTTCGAGATCGTCGACATCCCGGGCGAGCTGCTCGACGAGACACAGGGGATCGACCGCGAGGCGACCCGGGAGGCCGTCGAGGGTGTCGCGCTCGCGTTCACCACCGAGCAAAGCGCCACGCTTGTCGGCGGTCGAGCCGCTGTTGTCGACGGCGATGATAGAATTGCACTGGTCGAGGCGCTCGCGGACGTACTCCGCATGGACTACGACGAGGTGACGGTCGGGGACGATCGCGTCGTCGCGAGGAAAGAAGCCTTCGACCCCGGACTGGCCGCGGATGCTGGCGTCCCGGAGGGGCCGAAGTTCGGCAAGTTGGCGAGCGGGCAGGCCGTCGAGGTGGATGGCGAGCGTGTCGAACCCGGAGAAGTCAGTCGGGAGCGAGAAGCGACGTTCCCGGTCTGATCTGACGAGCGGACAGTCGGCCAGTCACTCCTCGACGGCGTGGGCTTGCAGGGTCTCCAGTTCGATTTCTTCCAGCACTGTTTCGTTGGTCGCCTCGAGAACGACCGGCGGGGCGACGCCGGCTTCGTGGGCCTCCAGCCAGCGGCCGACACAGAGACACCAGTGATCTTTGGGATTCACGCCCGGAAAGTCCAGTTGCGGCCGCGGCGTGACCAGATCGTTGCCCTGCGCGCGGGAGAACTCCAGAAAGTCCTGGGTCATTTTCGCACAAAGGTGGTGGGACCCGCGGTCGCCGGGGACTGCCGTACAGTGACCGTCGCGCTGGTAACCCGTCGAGAGTGTCTTGCTGCAGGGTTCGAGTGCCTCGCCCAGCACGTTGCGCTGGGCGTCGGGATCGCTCTGTGACATACCGGCGATTACCGCGAGTGGCGGGTAAAGCTTGGTTTCGAGTGGGAGTTTTGCAGTCATCCATACTGTCTCATTGGGTGAGGCGCTCCAGCAACCGTCATCAGTGCAATTGGCCATCTATGTCCAGGGATGGTCATCACCCTGTCCGGGCTAGTGTGAAGGCACACTAGGTTTATCAAGCGCCATCGCTTCCGTTCGTCTATGAGCAGTGAGCAGATCAACTCCGAGAGCAAGGTCTCGGGGAACCAGGCGAACATTCCCGCTCAAATCCGGATGGAACTCGACATCGACGACGGTGACCGACTCCGCTGGCACCTCGAAGACGATGAGACGCTCCGCGTGGAAGTCGTCCAGCAACGAAGCGGCACGTTCAGTGACTTCGACGGCTACGAGGGCGATCAGACGACGACAGTCGAACGTGAACACGACTCGTGGGGCGTCACCGTCGAATAAATGCCTCGGGTACTCCTCGACACAAGCGTCCTCTTCGCGGCTGCCTACCGCCGTGACAGTGCACACGACGACGCGCTCCCCATTGTACAGGGCATCGACAGTACAGCCCTTCCGGAAGCGGTAGTGCTCGACTACGTGCTCGCGGAGACGATGAACGGGCTGACGACACATGCCGGCCACGACGCTGCGACGGATTTTCTCGATCGGATCGAAGAAAACGCCCGGTTTCACATCGACTCACTGACGGCTGACGAGTTCGCAACGGCGAAAGCACTCTTTCGACAATACAAGGCGTTCTCGCTCGTCGACGCCTGCATTGTCGCGTTCATGCGAGCCAATGGACGACAGTACCTCTACGCGTTCGACGACGACTTCGACGCCGCCGAGGACATCAGCCGTCTCGACACCGCGAACAACCCATATCAGCCGGAGTGACTGAGACGCACTGGCTACAGCATGGCCCGAGAAGGAAGGGACAGTCCGTGACTCGGTGGGTCTGTCGGGAACTACCTGCAAAAGATCAGTGGACGGCCAGACAGTCCTTTCATACGGATTGCTCTCAGTCAGTACCATATCGACCGCCCGCAGTCGGGCGGTCGTCACGGTAAACAGTGAGAGCAATCCGTATCAGTCGTCGCCCGGCAAACCCTCGCCCCCGGCGTGGTCACACAACGCCTCGGGCACCGTGGGCAGGCCACTTGTATCGTGTTTGCCCGTCGGCGGCAGGTTGACGTCGGCTGCCGCCGAGTCTGCGAGATCAACATCGGCGTCCAGTCCCGCCATCTCCTCTCCCTCGCGGGCGTCCTGGTCGATCCGCATCGAGCAAAATTCCGCGCCACACATCGAGCAGTAGCGGGCGTCCTTGTAGTTGTCCTCCGATAGGGTCTGATCGTGGTACTCCTTAGCGCGGTCGGGGTCCAGCGCGAGGTTGAACTGCTCGTGCCAGTCGAAGTTGTACCGGGCTTCCGAGATGGCGTCGTCCCAGTCGCGTGCGCCCGGTTTCCCGGCCGCCACGTCGCCCGCATGAGCTGCGATCCGGTAGGCCGCCAGGCCGTCCCGGACGTCCTCGGCGTCGGGCAAACCGAGGTGCTCTTTGGGTGTGACGTAGCAGAGCATCGCCGCGCCGTGGCGGGCGGCCTCGGTCGCGCCGATCGCGCTCGTGATGTGGTCGTAGCCCGGTGCAACGTCGGTCACCAGCGGGCCCAGCAGGTAGAACGGCGCGCCGTCACAGACCTCCTGCTGGTGGCGGACGTGCTCGCCGATTTCGTCCAGCGGGACGTGGCCCGGCCCTTCGACCATGACCTGAACGCCCTGATCCTGGGCGCGCTGGGTCAGTTCGCCCAGCGTCTCCAGTTCCGCCAGCTGGGCGTCGTCGTTGGCGTCGGCGAGCGATCCGGGCCGCAGGCCGTCGCCGAGACTGATCGTCACGTCGTACTCGGCGAGGATCGCACAGATCTCGTCGAAATGGGTGTACAGGGGGTTCTGCTCGCCGTGATTTTCCATCCATTCGGCGAGGATCGACCCCCCACGGGAGACGATCCCGGTGATGCGACCGTCGGTCAGCGGGAGGTGTTCTTTGAGGACGCCGGCGTGGATGGTCTGGTAATCAGTCCCCTGAGCAGCCTGGGACTCGATCACGTCCAGGAGGAGGTCCGCCGTGAGATCCTCGGGCGATCCGGCCTGCTTTAGCGCCTCGTAGATCGGCACTGTCCCGAGCGGCACCGGCGAGTGTTCGATCTGGCCGGCGCGAAGTTCCGGAATGTCACCGCCCGTCGAGAGATCCATCACCGTGTCCGCGCCGTATTCGACGGCCGTGTGGAGTTTCTCCCGTTCGGTTTCGATATCGCTTTCGGGTTCGCTGTTGCCGATGTTGGCGTTGATCTTCGTCGAAAAGTCCTTCCCGATGATCATCGGGTCGATCGACTCGTGCTCGTGGTTGTTCGGAATCACAGCCTCGCCCGCGGCGACCTTTTCGCGGACGTACTCGGGATCGCGGTTCTCTCGCTCGGCGACGCGCTCCATCGCCGGCGTGACCTCACCGTCGCGTGCGCGCTGTAGTTGTGTCGCCATCATCACGTGAACCGTGGTACTACTAGATTATATAACCTAGTGATACGGCCTGCGACATGGAAGTCACCTTGATCGGGAAAACGGGGACAGAGCGAAACAGTCAGCAAGAAGGAGCTAAGAGAGGGCCCGGAGTTAGCTGCCAGTGTCGTACTTGTAGGTCGCCTCGTCGGGATCGATGCCGAAGTCCTCGGCCGACTCCTCGGGTTCGCTTGGCCCCTCGTTTTTCGCGGCAGCCTTGAACGCCTCCCGGAAACGCTGTGGCATGGCAAAGTCCTCGACAGTGAGTTCGACGGGCACGGCGTCCGGAAGGAGCGATTCGCGCTTGGTTTCGAGCCGGTCCTGCAACGACGGTGGGAGATCACTCGAATCGATGGGTTCGAAGCCGAACTTCCGGAGATATTCGGGTTCGTCGGTCAGCGAGTAGACGGTTTCGAAGTCCTGGTCGCTGGCCTCCTGGACCAACCGCTCGACGACGTGTGCGCCGATGCCCTGGCCACGCCAGGCCTCCAGGACGCCGATGCTCGTGAGTTCACAGACATCGTCGTCTTCACCCTTGTGGATACGGATCCGACCGAAGCCTGTCCGGTCGTCGGTCTGTTCGTCGACTGCGATGACGTAATCGCGGGATCGAAAGGCCGTCTCGTCCAGGCCCATCTCCTCGATCCGGTCAAGCAGCCAGACTTCGTCTCGGTTTTTCGCGTCCCGGACGTACATAGAAAATGGTTACGCCGCCGCGGGCAAAAGTATTTGCAGCGAGATCGACCTCAGAAACTCCGCCCGTCGCCACCTTCCAGTCGGTCGACGACCTCTCGAATATCGGCTTTCTCTTCGATGGTCTCCTTGACGTTCTCGCGATGGCGGACCTCGGCGGCGCTGGCGTCGTACGACCGGACATACTCGGCGCGAGTGTGCTCCTCGAAGGCGTGGCGAATGGCGAAATAGCCGTCCGGCAGGACCGTCCCACAGACCTCACACTCGACGCGATCGTGACCCGTCGACTGATGGACGATCAGATCTTCGACCCGGTCGAACGTCTCCCCACATCCCTCGATTGTGCACTCCCAGCGTGACATACCCTGACGTATACCCGGAGAGTGGTATAAAAGCATCTCTTGACGCCAGTCCACAGAGACGCGTCGCCGAACCAGAACGGATATCTTCGATGGCTGGTTATCGGACGCCGTGACTGCCGTCGATCCCCACGTCAAGGTCCTCGACGAGGCGATCGTCCGGCGCGCCAAAGCCCGCGGCCTGGACGCGCTCGTCTATGCCCCCCACTTTCAGCGATTCGACGACATCAGAGCGAGGGCTGAACGCTTCTCCGACGACGAACTGCTTGTCGTCCCCGGCAGAGAGGTGTTCACGGGGTCGTGGCGCAATCGCCGGCACGTCCTCGCGATCGGCCTCCAAGCGCCCGTCCCGGACTTCATCACGCTCGAAGCGGCAATGAGAGAGTTCGATCGCCAGGGGGCGGCCGTCCTGATCCCCCACCCGTCCTTCCTCTCAGTCAGCCTCGGCTCGGAGCAGATCGAACAGTATCGTGACGTGATCGACGCCGTCGAGACGTACAATCCGAAATACTGGCCCCACCACGAGCGCCGCGCCGGGTCGATCGCCCGCGAGTTCGATCTGCCGGCCTTTGCCTCTTCGTACGCACATCTGCCAGGGACCGTTGGCGAGATCTGGACATCCTTCGACCGGGAGATCGACGACGCGAGCGACCTGGTCGATGCGCTCCGAGCCGGTGATCCCAGAGAACCGGCGCATCGAACCGGACTCACCCACTACGGCCGGCGAGCGATCGAGTTCTCACACCTCGGCTGGGAGAATTCCTGGGGGAAGATAGACCGAATCCTGCGCGCGGGAACGGAGCCGACACATCCCGAACAGCCGGCCTACGACGGTCGGTTCGACGACGCCAGCGTCTACTGAACGACTCACGCCAGGCCGGCGGCCCGCAGCCCCTCCTCGAAGGCATACTGGGGGACTTCATAGACGATCGCCGCCGCGACCGCGAGTTCGAAGCCAGTCACGGCGAGCATCATGGCGTCGGCGTACTTGCTGTCGACCGGGACGCCGACCGGGAGGTTGAACTCCTCGTCGGTCAGCGGATACAGCAACGCGAGGCCGCGACGCGACCCCATGATGTCGAGCGCGAAGTGACTCAGGACGCCGATCCAGACGTACTCGAGGTTCCCGTGGTAGTACGGGTAGGCACCGACGACCAGCGGGACGAACAGATTGTGCAGCGTCTTGCGGTGGCGACCGAAGGCCGTGTCGATGTCCGGGATCATCGCACCGAGGACCACCGGGACGATGACGGCCGCGATCATCTCGAAGGTAGCCACGTCGCCGGCCGGTTCGAGGATGTATCCGAGGCCAATACTGAGAAGCAAGGCGTTGAGCACGTGTCCGCGCTTGTTCATCGACCGGAGCGACGTGGGCCGCCCCCGAAAGCGTTCCGTCTGCGGGTGGCGGCCGGCGGCCGTTCGCCGCCATATTTTTACACTAGTCTGTGATATTTTGGGGGGGATGAACCGGCGAACGTACCTTTCGGCCGTCGGTGTCGGTGGGATCGCGAGCCTCGCAGGGTGTACGGGGATACTGGCCCCGGGCGAGGACGACGAGCGCGGCGAGGCGACGATGGTCGTCGAATCGGGCACGAACATGGTACTGTACCCCCATAGCCCGAAGGGGCAACCGCCACACCAAGTTCCAACCGACTACAATCACATCGCCGTGGCGAACCAGGACCCGGCGGGGAAGCCGCATGATTTCGAAGTGACAGTCACCGGGCCGCACGGAGAACTGTTCGACGGGACGGTTCGTCTGGAAGGCCCAACAGACTTGTCGACAGGAATATTGTTCTTTGTCTCGAACGTCGGTGACTATCGGTGTGCAGTCACTGTCGGTGACGAGTCCATCGCCGAGACCTGGGCGGTCACTGACGAACGACTGTCCAGAGGTGGTGGGATCGGCATCATCTACGACGGTGACCTCTCCGTCAGCGGCGGTGTAAATCTCGCCGGGAGCGAAGAGTGAATACCGGGAACGCCCCGGCCGATCCCTCCCGATCCGTGTGAGCGTGACTACGCTCGTCTCTCGTCCGTCTAGACGCCGCCGGCTTCACAGGCCGAAAGCAGATCCGCGAGGGCCTGTTCGGCGATTTTTCGCTTGATCTCGGTCCGCGATCCGTCGAACTCGTACCGGCGGACCCGCGTTCCCGAGTCGCCGGTGTCCCACGGCGCGGCGTAGGCCACGCCGACGAAGACGGTGCCGACGGGTTTTTCATCAGTGCCGCCGGTCGGCCCGGCGATACCCGTCGTCGAGACGCCCCAGGTCACGTCCGCTCGGTCGCGAACACCCCCCGCCATCTGTCGGGCGACGGGTTCACTGACGGCCCCCTCCTCGTCGAGTGCTTCCCGGGAGACGGCCAGTTCCGTTCGCTTTGCGTCATAAGAGTAGGTTACCAGCGATCGGTCGAAGTAGTCACTCGACCCGGGTACGTCCGTCAGCAGGGATCCGATGAGCCCCCCGGTGCAGGATTCGGCGACTGCGACGGTTTCGTCGTGCTCCCGGAGCGCGGTCCCGAGGCGTTCCTGAATCGATCCGTCGGTGTCAGCTGTCATACCTGAACCGTGGCCTTCCGGGGTGAAAAACGCACGTGCCGAGGCGCCGACCGGTCGATCGAACTTACCGACCCTGGCGGTCGGTCTCAAGCGTCCGGGCGAGGTTCGTGAACTGCTCGCGGTAATACGCCTCGGCCCGGGTGCGGGCCAGCGGCGAGGCGTCACCGTAGATCGAGTCGAAGCCCGCCATCCGCCAGACGAGTGTCGAAAACTGATAGAGGGGTTTGCAGGCATCATAGCCCTCATCGACAGCGAACTCCGTCTCGGTGCGATATCCCTCGTGGAGTTGCTCCCGTAACTGTTCACGCTCGTCCGGGTCGCGGAAGACCGAATCGATGAACAGGAGTTCGATCTGGGCGAGATTGTAGAGCGGATCGCCGGCCAGGGTCTTCTCCCAGTCGAGGACAGCCGAGATCTCGGGCCCATCGGGTTCGATCAGGAGGTTCCCCGGCCGGAAATCGTCGTGAACGAGTCGCGGAACGCCCTGCTGGGGGACGGCAGGGAGTCGATCGGCCAGGCGTTCGCGGGCGGTCGGCTGCAGATCCTCGAAGGTCGTCCCGCCAAGCTGGTCGATATGACCGTGGGTGAGCCCCTCGAAGTACTCCCGCCAATCCCACGAGAGGTCCCGAACGATGAGTCGACCGTCGTCCAGATCCAACCGTCCGTATCCTTCGAAGGCAATAGTCGAGTGCATGTCCCCCAGGATCTCACCGATTCGATACATGAGTTGACCCCGATCGTCGGCCGAAAGGCTCTCGAAGTGCTCATCGAGGTTGTCGCCGTGGATGCGTTCGGTGATGAAATACGGCGGGACGTCCTGTTCGGGTTCCTCCTTGAAGACGAGAATTCCGGGGAGGGGTACGTCGGTCCGGTCGGCGACGTACTCGTGGAGAAACGGCTCGACCGCAAACGTCGAATCGATCTCGGGGGCGAGTTTGACCACGACCTCGTAGGACTCGCCCTGGTACTCGACGGTGACGAAGTGACTATCGGTCCGGGTGTCGCCCGGTGTCTCCTCGAAGGAGAACGACTCGTAGTCCGGCCCGGACTCCCCCAATATCGCTTCGATGATCTCGGCGGCCCCCGACACAGGTGCCTATTGATTGGCACACCCTATAAAAATCCCTATCGATGTCAATGAATGAGATTCAGTCCCGGGACGCCGACAACTGAACTATAAGCAGATCGATCCCCGTATCGTCCGGCGAGGCGCTGCCCAAATCCGTGGGTTCAAACCCGACCGGGATCCAGTACCCGTATCGATGGGCACGCGGGACGAAACCGACGCGGCCTGGCAAGAGGTGTTCGGGTTTGGCCAGCCCTACGACGATCAGGCCGACGCGATCGAGGCGGCGATCACAGCGGGTCGCCGAAGGGGTTTTCTCGCGATGGAAGGCCCCTGCGGGACTGGCAAGACAATGGCTGCCCTCACCGCCGGCGCGACGCTCGTCCGCGAGGACGACTACGAGCGACTGCTCGTCGTGACGCCGGTCAAACAGCAACGCCGCCAGTTCGTCGCCGACCTCCGACAACTCAACGCTGGCCTGTCGGAACCACTCGCCGGCGTGGCGCTTGTCGGCAAACGCGACCTCTGTCCCTATGGCCGCGAGGACGTCTTCCCGCCCGACGCCAGCGTCCACGATCGCTGTGAGGATCTCCGGGAGAACACGGCCGATCTCGTCGAGAGCAACGGATCGAGCGACGACCGCCCCGTCGCCGACGCCGTGATCCGCCCGCGGAACGACGACGTGTGGTGGGACCCACAGACGGGCAGCGACCTGGCGAAAGCCGCCCGACCCGGCGGGAGCGGCCAGCAGGCGATCGCCGGCACACTGTCGACCGCCGACGCGCAATCCCCCTATCGCCGCACCCAGCCGACCGCCCCCGACGAGATCGGCGGCGAGGACCCGCCGCTTTACTGCCCCTTCGAGGCTGACTGGTACGCCCGCAACCGCGGCTCGCCGTTCGGCTTTTCCGCCGGCGAGAAGCACGTCGTCACTGCAGCGGAGTACCTGCCCGGAGCCGTCGAGCGCGGGACCTGTCCCCACCGGGCGATGCAGACACTCGTCGGGGCCGCCGACGTGGTGATCGGCAACTACAACCACCTCTTCGACCCTGCTTCCAGGGGACTGATCGAAGGTATTCTCGACGAGCGGACGTTCGTGATCGTCGACGAGGCCCACCGCTTGGAGGAGCGCGTCCGGGACCTGCTGTCGGACCGACTCGGCCGCCAGACGATCGTCCAGGCGCGCAACGACTGTCATCAGTTGCTCTCGCTGGCCCGCCAGAGCGAGGATCACAAACGCGAGGTCCGGGCCCACCTCGGCAGCCAGGACGTGCCACTCGAGGCCGTCGAGCGTGCCCAGGATTTCTACGACGACCTGCTGGGCTGGC is from Halorhabdus sp. BNX81 and encodes:
- a CDS encoding PHP-associated domain-containing protein, which encodes MTAVDPHVKVLDEAIVRRAKARGLDALVYAPHFQRFDDIRARAERFSDDELLVVPGREVFTGSWRNRRHVLAIGLQAPVPDFITLEAAMREFDRQGAAVLIPHPSFLSVSLGSEQIEQYRDVIDAVETYNPKYWPHHERRAGSIAREFDLPAFASSYAHLPGTVGEIWTSFDREIDDASDLVDALRAGDPREPAHRTGLTHYGRRAIEFSHLGWENSWGKIDRILRAGTEPTHPEQPAYDGRFDDASVY
- a CDS encoding metal-dependent hydrolase; this translates as MNKRGHVLNALLLSIGLGYILEPAGDVATFEMIAAVIVPVVLGAMIPDIDTAFGRHRKTLHNLFVPLVVGAYPYYHGNLEYVWIGVLSHFALDIMGSRRGLALLYPLTDEEFNLPVGVPVDSKYADAMMLAVTGFELAVAAAIVYEVPQYAFEEGLRAAGLA
- a CDS encoding phosphotransferase family protein, producing the protein MSGAAEIIEAILGESGPDYESFSFEETPGDTRTDSHFVTVEYQGESYEVVVKLAPEIDSTFAVEPFLHEYVADRTDVPLPGILVFKEEPEQDVPPYFITERIHGDNLDEHFESLSADDRGQLMYRIGEILGDMHSTIAFEGYGRLDLDDGRLIVRDLSWDWREYFEGLTHGHIDQLGGTTFEDLQPTARERLADRLPAVPQQGVPRLVHDDFRPGNLLIEPDGPEISAVLDWEKTLAGDPLYNLAQIELLFIDSVFRDPDEREQLREQLHEGYRTETEFAVDEGYDACKPLYQFSTLVWRMAGFDSIYGDASPLARTRAEAYYREQFTNLARTLETDRQGR
- a CDS encoding GNAT family N-acetyltransferase encodes the protein MYVRDAKNRDEVWLLDRIEEMGLDETAFRSRDYVIAVDEQTDDRTGFGRIRIHKGEDDDVCELTSIGVLEAWRGQGIGAHVVERLVQEASDQDFETVYSLTDEPEYLRKFGFEPIDSSDLPPSLQDRLETKRESLLPDAVPVELTVEDFAMPQRFREAFKAAAKNEGPSEPEESAEDFGIDPDEATYKYDTGS
- a CDS encoding C2H2-type zinc finger protein, which gives rise to MSRWECTIEGCGETFDRVEDLIVHQSTGHDRVECEVCGTVLPDGYFAIRHAFEEHTRAEYVRSYDASAAEVRHRENVKETIEEKADIREVVDRLEGGDGRSF
- a CDS encoding CinA family protein, with amino-acid sequence MTADTDGSIQERLGTALREHDETVAVAESCTGGLIGSLLTDVPGSSDYFDRSLVTYSYDAKRTELAVSREALDEEGAVSEPVARQMAGGVRDRADVTWGVSTTGIAGPTGGTDEKPVGTVFVGVAYAAPWDTGDSGTRVRRYEFDGSRTEIKRKIAEQALADLLSACEAGGV